The genomic region ACAAATGCCTGGCCTTTTGAAGGAACGCCAGCTGTTGCTTTTCGAGCAACCATCCAGATCAAAGCCATTGAAATAATACCAAGCAAGACACCCATAACAAGTGAGTCAATATTAATTGCCCAGAATGCACCTTCACCAATAGCCTTCGTATTAAAGGTTAAATGGTGGGTAATATATTCACTCGGTGTTAATGTGCCTTCAGTTGCCATAGCTTCCAATATTTCCTAACGACTTTTATTTGTCTTCATTTAATTTTGTAATCGATGCGCCTGAAATAATGGCTGACAATACAAGCCCCGCAATCAGTGCAAATGGCACAAGCGCTGTATAAAACTTAAACGCTGACCAAAGCGATACAAGTACTACAAAAATTTTTACGGCTTCAGCTTTTAATACATTAATAATGATAGCTGCGGGCTCTTTACTCAAAGCCGTTTTGTGAGCAATTTTTGAGGCGAGAAGTACACCGAATATAACGGAGACACTACCGATCAACGCAGAAACACCTGCATGCTTTCCAAATACTGCTGCAACTAAAACCGTTAATATGCCAGCGGCTTTAACCTGCAAACTCAACATTTTTTGAATGATTTGAGGGAATCGCTTCATTCTTTCAGTGATTTCATCAATATCAGACATTTATGCTCACTGAATGCAAAACTTTGAGTTACAAAGGGTTGAATTTTCCCTGTAATTGGCGGTTCCGTCAAGGGTAAAGCGTACTTTATCCTTTGATTTTTTTAAGAATCTCATCCAATTGCTCCAAATTGCGATAATGCACTTTTAAAGTACCCGAACCATTCTTTTTAGCATCAATAGTGACTGACGCGCCCAGGGTTTCTGCTAGAGAGTCCTCAAGCTGACGCACGTCCGCATTCGTCTTTTTCGGGGGGGCTTTTTGAGTATCGGTTTTGTAACTATTCTGTAAGTTTTTAACGAGCGCCTCAACTTCGCGCACAGATAGATTTTTTTGAATCGCTTCTTCGCACAACATAATCTGTTGGCTGCCCTCTAGGCCAATCAGAGCTCTTGCATGGCCCATATCAATTTTTCCACTTAATAGTCGATCTTGAACAGGCTTTGTTAAAGTTAAAAGTCTTAATAAATTAGAAACGGTGACGCGCGATTTGCCAACCGCATCTGCCGCTTCTTCATGCGTCATATCAAACTCATCAATCAAACGCTTAATGCCGATCGCTTCTTCTAATGGATTTAAATCTTCACGTTGAATATTTTCAATCAATGCCATTGCGAGCGCTGATTCATCTGGAATATTTTTGATGATGACAGGCACTTCACTAAGATTTGCCAATTTTGCAGCGCGCCATCTTCTCTCGCCTGCGATGATTTCGTATTGATTGTTCCCCACAGGTCGCACAATAATAGGCTGCATGACGCCTTGTTTTAAAATAGATTGTGAAAGCGCATGTAAAGCTTCTTCTTGCATGATGCTTCGAGGTTGATATTTACCAGGTTGTAATTCACTGATCAATAAAGTCTGAAGTGAGCCTTCGTTTTTTTGAACATCTTCCTCGCCACTTAATAATAATGCATCAAGTCCGCGACCTAATCCTTTAGCTTTAACCATGTGACTTCCTCATTTCTTTTTCTATAATTTCTTCAGCAAGTTTTAAATAAGCAACGGCTCCTCTAGATGATCGGTCATACATTAAGATAGGCATGCCGTGACTTGGCGCTTCTGCCAGTCTTACATTTCTTGGAATAATCGTTTCATATACCTTATCGCCAAAGTGGGCGGTGAGTTGATCCGACACTTGTTGAGCTAACATATTGCGCTTATCAAAGAGCGTTTTTAATAAACCCTCAATTTCAATTTTAGGATTTAAATTACTCCTTACTTTTTTGATCGTGTTAACTAAATCTGATAAACCTTCTAACGCATAATATTCACATTGCATGGGAATTAAAACGGCATCTGCAGCAGTCAATGCATTTACTGTGACTAAATTGAGCGCGGGTGGACAATCTAATAATACATAGTCGTAATCTTTTTTTAAATGTTGCAACGCTTCTTTTAATCGTGTTTCGCGTTTACTTTCATTGACAAGTTCAACTTC from Candidatus Methylopumilus universalis harbors:
- a CDS encoding ParA family protein, translating into MRILAVTNQKGGVGKTTTSVNLAASLAAKNKSVLLIDLDPQGNATTGSGIDKSSIKTSIYDVLIQSKSFKDIVIHCERGGFDLAPSNRNLAGAEVELVNESKRETRLKEALQHLKKDYDYVLLDCPPALNLVTVNALTAADAVLIPMQCEYYALEGLSDLVNTIKKVRSNLNPKIEIEGLLKTLFDKRNMLAQQVSDQLTAHFGDKVYETIIPRNVRLAEAPSHGMPILMYDRSSRGAVAYLKLAEEIIEKEMRKSHG
- a CDS encoding ATP synthase subunit I → MSDIDEITERMKRFPQIIQKMLSLQVKAAGILTVLVAAVFGKHAGVSALIGSVSVIFGVLLASKIAHKTALSKEPAAIIINVLKAEAVKIFVVLVSLWSAFKFYTALVPFALIAGLVLSAIISGASITKLNEDK
- a CDS encoding ParB/RepB/Spo0J family partition protein yields the protein MVKAKGLGRGLDALLLSGEEDVQKNEGSLQTLLISELQPGKYQPRSIMQEEALHALSQSILKQGVMQPIIVRPVGNNQYEIIAGERRWRAAKLANLSEVPVIIKNIPDESALAMALIENIQREDLNPLEEAIGIKRLIDEFDMTHEEAADAVGKSRVTVSNLLRLLTLTKPVQDRLLSGKIDMGHARALIGLEGSQQIMLCEEAIQKNLSVREVEALVKNLQNSYKTDTQKAPPKKTNADVRQLEDSLAETLGASVTIDAKKNGSGTLKVHYRNLEQLDEILKKIKG